The Candidatus Paceibacter sp. genome includes a window with the following:
- a CDS encoding peptide deformylase: MAKIIQTGHKTLREAAQDVPPEEIKSEKIKKLLADMAKTLSATPDGVALAA; encoded by the coding sequence ATGGCAAAAATAATCCAAACCGGACATAAAACTTTGCGAGAAGCGGCTCAAGATGTGCCGCCGGAAGAAATAAAGAGCGAAAAAATAAAGAAACTCCTCGCCGATATGGCCAAAACTCTTTCCGCCACGCCGGACGGAGTGGCTTTGGCCGCG